Part of the Clostridium sporogenes genome, GGAGACCCAGAAACAGAAGCTGTTCTTCCTTTAATGGATAGTGATTTATTGAATTTAATATTAATGTCAATAAATAAAGAACTAAAAAATGCAAACATAAAGTGGAAAAAAGCTTATTCTACTTGTGTTATAGCAGCATCTAAAGGATATCCTGAAAGTTATGAAAAAGGATTTTTAATAAATGGAATAGAAAATTTAGGTGGCATATTTGGAGCAGGAGTTAAATTAGAAAATAATAAGCTTTTAACTAATGGTGGAAGAGTGTTGTGTACTCAAGCCATAGGAGAAACCTTAGGAGAATCTATAGAAAAGGCCTATGACAAGATGAAAAAAATAGATTTTGAGGGCATATATTATAGAAAAGATATAGGAAAATAATATTAATAATAAATAGCAAATACATATTTAATAGAAATAACTATATGTATTTGCTATTATTTTTTTATAACTTTAGTTCTGGAAAATGAAAGGCTAAATTGATAATGCCACCCAAAATAAATATGTGTATTGCCTCATTTCCATGTTATATAAAAAGTATCACACAATTAAGCACACGATAGGTTACTAGTATGCCAAATAAAATTACTAAAGAAGTTAAGGTAATAAAGTGAAATGGAAAAAATACAATTATTTACAAATTATTTATAATATTATTTATGGTATAATAATATTATAGATATTCTATTTATAAGGGGTGAAGAGCTTTTGCCAAGATGTGAAGTATGTGGCAGAGAAGGTGCTGAAATACACCATATAATTCATAAATGTGAAGGCGGAATGGATTTAGAAATAAATTATAAGTATTTATGTGGAAGACATCATAGGGGGAGACATAGCCCACATAAAGACAATAATATAGATATAAGTTATAAATTAGAATTACAAAATAAACTGGAAAACTTATTTGTAAAAGAGTATTATTCCTTAGAGAGTATCCAAGCTATATTAGACATTAATAAAAATAAAGGCAAAAAAATAGTGCAAGGTTTAAAAATATATAAAGAAGGATATAAATCTAAAGATGTAATATATAAACTTATGGGGCAAAAACATTATAGTGAATATAATTTATTTGAATCCCAAGAGTTTATAGCTTTAGGTGTAATATAGACAGAGTACTTGGCTTCAGAGGGAGTTTTTACTCCCACTTTGAAGAGGATGGAAGTATTAGGGCGGGTAGCCATCGGATAAAAAATAAATTTTAAAAAATTTATATGAATTTTCTTGACAAAATGATATATAAAGAATAATATATTACTATAAATTAAATAAACCTCGGTAGGTGAGGTTACTACAAGGATACGGGTTGTTGCCGTAAAAGAATGGAAACATTCTTAACTGGTTAGCAGGTTTTGCCGAACAAAGAAGGCATAATCTAACACAACTTCATTGCCTTGCAGAGCCAAAACTTGAACGAGAAAGTGTTGTTAATATACCTTCGTCATGTTTAAGTTTGACGAAGGTTTTTTATTTTGAATTTTTAGGAGGTGAAAGGGAATGGAAGTTAGCGGTAGTAGTATGGACAGTGGAGGTGAAACCATATATCTAGGGAAAACCTTATACACAATTATTGAACTCTATTCTTTTTCACTAGAGTCCAATATACAATTTCTGTAAGGGTTCTATTCATATATGCAAGTCTTTAATAATATCTTTTTATCTTCACTTGTTCTTTACTAAAATAATTCACTTTATTATTTAACCGCAAAGTTAATTTTATTATTTTAAAAGGTTAAACTATATTTAATTAACCTTTAG contains:
- a CDS encoding HNH endonuclease signature motif containing protein, with protein sequence MPRCEVCGREGAEIHHIIHKCEGGMDLEINYKYLCGRHHRGRHSPHKDNNIDISYKLELQNKLENLFVKEYYSLESIQAILDINKNKGKKIVQGLKIYKEGYKSKDVIYKLMGQKHYSEYNLFESQEFIALGVI